A segment of the Nitrospiria bacterium genome:
CCGGACGGCGGAAGTTCGGACGGCGATACGAACGACAACAAAGACTTTGTCGCCCGCCTTTTCGCGCAGCCTTTCAAGAACGGCGGTCTTGAGCCGCTGCGGGGTCTTGGGCTCGGCGTCGCCGGCACCTACGGAAAACAGCGAGGGACCGCAACGTCGCCCAACCTGCCTTCTTTTAAGACCGACGGGCAACTCACGTTTTTCAACTACCGGTCGGACGGCACGGGAAGCGGCACCGCCGTCGCCGCCGGTGAACATGATCGCGTTTCCCCCCAGGTGTTTTATTACTGGCGATCGTTCGGTCTGCTCGGCGAGTATGTTCGATCGTCGCAGGAGGTGAGTCGAGGATCCAACTCGGCCCGACTTTCAAATCAAGGCTGGCAGGCAGCGGCGTCGTATGTGCTGACCGGCGATGCGGCGTCCTATCAAGGCGTTAAACCCAAGAGTCCTTTCGATCCGCACAAAGGCACATGGGGCGCTTTTGAGCTGGCGGCGCGCTTCGGCAAGCTGACCGTGGACGGCGACGCCTTTCCTCTTTATGCCGATCCGGCAAAGGCCGCCCAAGAGGCGAGCGCCTGGGCGGCGGGCGTCAACTGGTACCTCAATAATAACGTCAAGATCGTCACCGATTATGATCAGACGGGTTTCAAAGGGGGCGCGGCCAACGGCGGCGATCGGAAGGATGAGAAGGCGGTCTTAAGCCGCTTCCAGATCGCTTTTTAGGATATGAAGAATTTCCGATCCCTCCGGTTGACTTCATCCCGCTCAACCATTACCATGATCAAAACATCGGTGACGCATGACGCAATGGCTGGACAGTTTTATTTTGGGCGTGGTCGAGGGACTGACCGAATTTATTCCCGTCTCCTCGACGGGCCATCTCATTCTGGCGGGCCACCTCTTGGGCTACG
Coding sequences within it:
- a CDS encoding porin gives rise to the protein MKDFRFVFLVAVWIGFVWGSPRDVLAQDASTPPETVDERIEVLDRKIQMLEKRLEAKQGGVLTTPEKASAARAGNDGFSLVSADGDFRLKLGGILQADGRFYVDDPYRQGTNTFLLRTVRPVFEGTVYRYYDFRLMPDFGGGTTVIQDAYMDIRYWPEAVLRVGKFKTPFGIERLQNETDLLFVERALPNNLVPNRDIGLQWRGDLWGEAFDYALGVVDGVPDGGSSDGDTNDNKDFVARLFAQPFKNGGLEPLRGLGLGVAGTYGKQRGTATSPNLPSFKTDGQLTFFNYRSDGTGSGTAVAAGEHDRVSPQVFYYWRSFGLLGEYVRSSQEVSRGSNSARLSNQGWQAAASYVLTGDAASYQGVKPKSPFDPHKGTWGAFELAARFGKLTVDGDAFPLYADPAKAAQEASAWAAGVNWYLNNNVKIVTDYDQTGFKGGAANGGDRKDEKAVLSRFQIAF